The Oncorhynchus keta strain PuntledgeMale-10-30-2019 chromosome 17, Oket_V2, whole genome shotgun sequence genome has a window encoding:
- the incenp gene encoding inner centromere protein A isoform X3 yields the protein MVATMTSVLSSTHTLMQMFNGKIQEFANEIENVHMVWLEEIQQEANRMFSSDFSAEPELMPKTPSQKKSNRRKRLSGQNENRTKRRFSKGKRSNLRRSSVSTSLNLIAEDDGGSPVTLEEMVKPPRSRRAKRTTQPEAASPVCSTRKGTPPTNSQPEEMEYEAPSKHIQEERMQPEEAESKRESFSSVASQPHCLTPPRAHSHIAEAIVKILASERRSADLQVNPNPDRSPSRTATKIAIAAGATPPGPGRSSMRHSLTVRRSLAGLRHSMTQESVRRASRRSFLKKKKKAARLGSSTCSSNVSGQEDVWMEPDGHEVQVQTDGELSEEPAKTKTDSPAPETSPEDNMVQNHPGVLSVTEVRRFTRSMAQTTPTVPPPASIISKAKTATPDSGSDGSGKKPLSSLGPRLSAKRRAAADEFQSPRKRPSPPVKSQSVRPNMRSFLHTVQKNQMLMTTPSSLGRNMVMKSFIKHTTPGRADLKSGCGVVERERLKLEALKKKQEQEDERKKKMEEEKRRKQEEMKKKRDERLRRVVEARVKEEQKEEEKKKKIEQKMLQIDEKHDKLRVERMAEERAKKKVATKRQEELELRRKMEEDVRRKKIQQSEEEEKRQQELQAKRRAEEEQERARKMAEARRALELKKELERELERERQASAERERVEREKAIALQRDVEKAAREKERRELEKRKREEQQRQAEEERQREAERLAERQREAEKLAERQREAEKLAERQREAEKLAERQREAEKLAERQREAAKSHLTAEVQVLKTPVGKGGVLNVTVDIEQSPQSYEITPKGGNKPVVLNTNPEDYGMDQNSDDSTDDESAPRKPIPTWAEGNQLKQSMMKQYFHPADVDSHYGAIEPPKLDRIFCKSKPRYFKRTSSAVWHSPPEWELYPLSTGIKWFYFIFSFW from the exons ATG GTCGCAACCATGACCTCTGTACTGTCGTCGACGCATACCCTGATGCAGATGTTTAATGGGAAGATTCAGGAGTTCGCCAACGAAATAGAAAATGTCCACATGGTGTGGCTCGAGGAGATCCAGCAGGAAGCCAACCGCATGTTTTCAAG TGACTTCAGTGCGGAGCCAGAACTGATGCCGAAGACTCCATCACAGAAGAAGAGCAACCGTAGGAAGCGTCTATCCGGTCAGAATGAGAACCGCACCAAGAGGCG CTTCTCAAAGGGCAAACGCAGCAACCTGCGTCGCTCCTCCGTGTCCACCTCTCTGAACCTGATAGCAGAGGATGACGGAGGATCTCCGGTCACGCTGGAAGAGATGGTCAAGCCCCCTCGTTCCCGCAGAGCCAAACGGACGACCCAGCCTGAGGCGGCGTCACCCGTATGCAGCACCCGCAAAGGAACTCCTCCGACCAACTCTCAGCCGGAGGAGATGGAGTATGAGGCTCCGAGCAAACACATCCAGGAGGAGAGGATGCAGCCAGAGGAAGCTGAGAGTAAGAGGGAGTCGTTCAGCTCTGTCGCCTCCCAGCCCCACTGTCTAACACCCCCTCGGGCTCACAGTCACATAGCTGAAGCCATAGTCAAGATCTTGGCCTCAGAGCGGCGTTCTGCAGATCTCCAGGTGAACCCCAACCCAGACCGCTCTCCAAGCCGCACCGCCACAAAGATAGCCATCGCTGCCGGCGCCACGCCCCCGGGTCCCGGGCGGAGCTCCATGAGACACTCCCTGACCGTGCGGCGCTCCCTGGCAGGGCTGAGACACAGCATGACCCAGGAGTCTGTCCGCAGAGCCTCCAGGAGATCCTtcctgaagaagaagaagaaggcggCTCGGCTGGGCAGCTCCACCTGCAGCAGTAACGTCAGCGGGCAGG AAGATGTGTGGATGGAACCTGATGGACATGAGGTCCAGGTGCAGACTGACGG GGAGTTGTCAGAGGAGCCTGCAAAGACTAAGACCGACAGCCCAGCACCTGAGACTTCTCCTGAG GATAACATGGTGCAGAACCACCCGGGGGTTCTCAGTGTCACGGAGGTTCGTCGTTTCACTCGCTCCATGGCCCAGACCACTCCCACCGTGCCGCCACCAGCCTCGATCATCAGCAAAGCCAAGACCGCCACACCAGACTCTGGTTCAG ATGGCAGTGGAAAGAAGCCACTGTCAAGTCTGGGTCCTCGTCTCAGTGCCAAGCGCAGAGCGGCTGCCGATGAATTCCAGAGCCCAAGGAAGAGGCCATCACCCCCTGTTAAGAGCCAGAGT GTGAGGCCCAACATGAGGTCGTTCCTCCACACGGTCCAGAAGAACCAGATGCTGATGACGACCCCCAGTTCTCTGGGTCGCAACATGGTCATGAAGTCCTTCATTAAACACACCACGCCGGGCAGAGCCGACCTCAAG TCAGGCTGTGGTGTAGTG GAAAGAGAACGCCTGAAACTGGAAGCACTAAAGAAGAAGCAAGAGCAAGAAGacgagaggaagaagaagatggaggaagagaagaggagaaaacaggaggagatgaagaagaagagggaTGAACGGCTGCGGAGGGTAGTCGAGGCCCGGGTGAAGGaagaacagaaagaggaggagaagaagaagaagattgaGCAGAAAATGCTCCAGATTGACGAGAAACACGACAAG CTGCGAGTGGAGCGCATGGCAGAGGAGAGAGCCAAGAAGAAGGTGGCCACCAAACGCCAGGAGGAGCTGGAActgaggaggaagatggaggaggacgTCAGGAGGAAGAAGATTCAACAGTCT gaggaggaggagaagcgtCAGCAGGAGCTGCAGGCGAAGAGGAGAGCCGAAGAAGAGCAGGAGAGGGCTCGTAAGATGGCCGAGGCCCGACGAGCCCTGGAGCTGAAGaaagaactagagagagaactggagagagagagacaagcatcTGCTGAGAG GGAGCGGGTAGAGCGAGAGAAGGCCATTGCTCTTCAGAGAGACGTGGAGAAAGCTGCccgggagaaggagaggagagagttggagaagaggaagagg GAGGAGCAACAGAGgcaggctgaggaggagagacagcGAGAAGCTGAGAGACTCGCTGAGCGACAGCGAGAAGCTGAGAAACTCGCTGAGCGACAGCGAGAAGCTGAGAAACTCGCTGAGCGACAGCGAGAAGCTGAGAAACTCGCTGAGCGACAGCGAGAAGCTGAGAAACTCGCTGAGCGACAGCGAGAAGCCGCTAAGAGCCACCTGACTGCTGAAGTTCAG GTGTTGAAGACGCCTGTAGGGAAGGGAGGAGTCCTCAACGTCACTGTGGATATCGAG CAGTCTCCCCAGTCGTATGAGATCACTCCTAAAGGGGGGAACAAGCCCGTTGTTCTCAACACCAACCCTGAGGACTATGGGATGGATCAGAACAGTGATGACTCTACTGATGACGAATCTGCACCGAGGAAACCCATCCCCACGTGGGCTGAGG GCAACCAGCTGAAGCAGTCTATGATGAAGCAATATTTTCACCCAGCTGACGTGGACTCTCACTACGGGGCGATTGAACCCCCAAAGCTGGATCGCATCTTCTGCAAGAGCAAACCTCGCTACTTTAAACGTACCAGCTCTGCTGTCTGGCACTCGCCGCCCGAATGGGAGCTCTACCCCTTAAGCACTGGGATAAAatggttttattttattttttcattttggTAA
- the incenp gene encoding inner centromere protein A isoform X2, with translation MTSVLSSTHTLMQMFNGKIQEFANEIENVHMVWLEEIQQEANRMFSSDFSAEPELMPKTPSQKKSNRRKRLSGQNENRTKRRFSKGKRSNLRRSSVSTSLNLIAEDDGGSPVTLEEMVKPPRSRRAKRTTQPEAASPVCSTRKGTPPTNSQPEEMEYEAPSKHIQEERMQPEEAESKRESFSSVASQPHCLTPPRAHSHIAEAIVKILASERRSADLQVNPNPDRSPSRTATKIAIAAGATPPGPGRSSMRHSLTVRRSLAGLRHSMTQESVRRASRRSFLKKKKKAARLGSSTCSSNVSGQDVWMEPDGHEVQVQTDGELSEEPAKTKTDSPAPETSPEDNMVQNHPGVLSVTEVRRFTRSMAQTTPTVPPPASIISKAKTATPDSGSDGSGKKPLSSLGPRLSAKRRAAADEFQSPRKRPSPPVKSQSVRPNMRSFLHTVQKNQMLMTTPSSLGRNMVMKSFIKHTTPGRADLKSGCGVVERERLKLEALKKKQEQEDERKKKMEEEKRRKQEEMKKKRDERLRRVVEARVKEEQKEEEKKKKIEQKMLQIDEKHDKLRVERMAEERAKKKVATKRQEELELRRKMEEDVRRKKIQQSEEEEKRQQELQAKRRAEEEQERARKMAEARRALELKKELERELERERQASAERERVEREKAIALQRDVEKAAREKERRELEKRKREEQQRQAEEERQREAERLAERQREAEKLAERQREAEKLAERQREAEKLAERQREAEKLAERQREAAKSHLTAEVQVLKTPVGKGGVLNVTVDIEQSPQSYEITPKGGNKPVVLNTNPEDYGMDQNSDDSTDDESAPRKPIPTWAEGNQLKQSMMKQYFHPADVDSHYGAIEPPKLDRIFCKSKPRYFKRTSSAVWHSPPEWELYPLSTGIKWFYFIFSFW, from the exons ATGACCTCTGTACTGTCGTCGACGCATACCCTGATGCAGATGTTTAATGGGAAGATTCAGGAGTTCGCCAACGAAATAGAAAATGTCCACATGGTGTGGCTCGAGGAGATCCAGCAGGAAGCCAACCGCATGTTTTCAAG TGACTTCAGTGCGGAGCCAGAACTGATGCCGAAGACTCCATCACAGAAGAAGAGCAACCGTAGGAAGCGTCTATCCGGTCAGAATGAGAACCGCACCAAGAGGCG CTTCTCAAAGGGCAAACGCAGCAACCTGCGTCGCTCCTCCGTGTCCACCTCTCTGAACCTGATAGCAGAGGATGACGGAGGATCTCCGGTCACGCTGGAAGAGATGGTCAAGCCCCCTCGTTCCCGCAGAGCCAAACGGACGACCCAGCCTGAGGCGGCGTCACCCGTATGCAGCACCCGCAAAGGAACTCCTCCGACCAACTCTCAGCCGGAGGAGATGGAGTATGAGGCTCCGAGCAAACACATCCAGGAGGAGAGGATGCAGCCAGAGGAAGCTGAGAGTAAGAGGGAGTCGTTCAGCTCTGTCGCCTCCCAGCCCCACTGTCTAACACCCCCTCGGGCTCACAGTCACATAGCTGAAGCCATAGTCAAGATCTTGGCCTCAGAGCGGCGTTCTGCAGATCTCCAGGTGAACCCCAACCCAGACCGCTCTCCAAGCCGCACCGCCACAAAGATAGCCATCGCTGCCGGCGCCACGCCCCCGGGTCCCGGGCGGAGCTCCATGAGACACTCCCTGACCGTGCGGCGCTCCCTGGCAGGGCTGAGACACAGCATGACCCAGGAGTCTGTCCGCAGAGCCTCCAGGAGATCCTtcctgaagaagaagaagaaggcggCTCGGCTGGGCAGCTCCACCTGCAGCAGTAACGTCAGCGGGCAGG ATGTGTGGATGGAACCTGATGGACATGAGGTCCAGGTGCAGACTGACGG GGAGTTGTCAGAGGAGCCTGCAAAGACTAAGACCGACAGCCCAGCACCTGAGACTTCTCCTGAG GATAACATGGTGCAGAACCACCCGGGGGTTCTCAGTGTCACGGAGGTTCGTCGTTTCACTCGCTCCATGGCCCAGACCACTCCCACCGTGCCGCCACCAGCCTCGATCATCAGCAAAGCCAAGACCGCCACACCAGACTCTGGTTCAG ATGGCAGTGGAAAGAAGCCACTGTCAAGTCTGGGTCCTCGTCTCAGTGCCAAGCGCAGAGCGGCTGCCGATGAATTCCAGAGCCCAAGGAAGAGGCCATCACCCCCTGTTAAGAGCCAGAGT GTGAGGCCCAACATGAGGTCGTTCCTCCACACGGTCCAGAAGAACCAGATGCTGATGACGACCCCCAGTTCTCTGGGTCGCAACATGGTCATGAAGTCCTTCATTAAACACACCACGCCGGGCAGAGCCGACCTCAAG TCAGGCTGTGGTGTAGTG GAAAGAGAACGCCTGAAACTGGAAGCACTAAAGAAGAAGCAAGAGCAAGAAGacgagaggaagaagaagatggaggaagagaagaggagaaaacaggaggagatgaagaagaagagggaTGAACGGCTGCGGAGGGTAGTCGAGGCCCGGGTGAAGGaagaacagaaagaggaggagaagaagaagaagattgaGCAGAAAATGCTCCAGATTGACGAGAAACACGACAAG CTGCGAGTGGAGCGCATGGCAGAGGAGAGAGCCAAGAAGAAGGTGGCCACCAAACGCCAGGAGGAGCTGGAActgaggaggaagatggaggaggacgTCAGGAGGAAGAAGATTCAACAGTCT gaggaggaggagaagcgtCAGCAGGAGCTGCAGGCGAAGAGGAGAGCCGAAGAAGAGCAGGAGAGGGCTCGTAAGATGGCCGAGGCCCGACGAGCCCTGGAGCTGAAGaaagaactagagagagaactggagagagagagacaagcatcTGCTGAGAG GGAGCGGGTAGAGCGAGAGAAGGCCATTGCTCTTCAGAGAGACGTGGAGAAAGCTGCccgggagaaggagaggagagagttggagaagaggaagagg GAGGAGCAACAGAGgcaggctgaggaggagagacagcGAGAAGCTGAGAGACTCGCTGAGCGACAGCGAGAAGCTGAGAAACTCGCTGAGCGACAGCGAGAAGCTGAGAAACTCGCTGAGCGACAGCGAGAAGCTGAGAAACTCGCTGAGCGACAGCGAGAAGCTGAGAAACTCGCTGAGCGACAGCGAGAAGCCGCTAAGAGCCACCTGACTGCTGAAGTTCAG GTGTTGAAGACGCCTGTAGGGAAGGGAGGAGTCCTCAACGTCACTGTGGATATCGAG CAGTCTCCCCAGTCGTATGAGATCACTCCTAAAGGGGGGAACAAGCCCGTTGTTCTCAACACCAACCCTGAGGACTATGGGATGGATCAGAACAGTGATGACTCTACTGATGACGAATCTGCACCGAGGAAACCCATCCCCACGTGGGCTGAGG GCAACCAGCTGAAGCAGTCTATGATGAAGCAATATTTTCACCCAGCTGACGTGGACTCTCACTACGGGGCGATTGAACCCCCAAAGCTGGATCGCATCTTCTGCAAGAGCAAACCTCGCTACTTTAAACGTACCAGCTCTGCTGTCTGGCACTCGCCGCCCGAATGGGAGCTCTACCCCTTAAGCACTGGGATAAAatggttttattttattttttcattttggTAA
- the incenp gene encoding inner centromere protein A isoform X4: MTSVLSSTHTLMQMFNGKIQEFANEIENVHMVWLEEIQQEANRMFSSDFSAEPELMPKTPSQKKSNRRKRLSGQNENRTKRRFSKGKRSNLRRSSVSTSLNLIAEDDGGSPVTLEEMVKPPRSRRAKRTTQPEAASPVCSTRKGTPPTNSQPEEMEYEAPSKHIQEERMQPEEAESKRESFSSVASQPHCLTPPRAHSHIAEAIVKILASERRSADLQVNPNPDRSPSRTATKIAIAAGATPPGPGRSSMRHSLTVRRSLAGLRHSMTQESVRRASRRSFLKKKKKAARLGSSTCSSNVSGQEDVWMEPDGHEVQVQTDGELSEEPAKTKTDSPAPETSPEDNMVQNHPGVLSVTEVRRFTRSMAQTTPTVPPPASIISKAKTATPDSGSDGSGKKPLSSLGPRLSAKRRAAADEFQSPRKRPSPPVKSQSVRPNMRSFLHTVQKNQMLMTTPSSLGRNMVMKSFIKHTTPGRADLKERERLKLEALKKKQEQEDERKKKMEEEKRRKQEEMKKKRDERLRRVVEARVKEEQKEEEKKKKIEQKMLQIDEKHDKLRVERMAEERAKKKVATKRQEELELRRKMEEDVRRKKIQQSEEEEKRQQELQAKRRAEEEQERARKMAEARRALELKKELERELERERQASAERERVEREKAIALQRDVEKAAREKERRELEKRKREEQQRQAEEERQREAERLAERQREAEKLAERQREAEKLAERQREAEKLAERQREAEKLAERQREAAKSHLTAEVQVLKTPVGKGGVLNVTVDIEQSPQSYEITPKGGNKPVVLNTNPEDYGMDQNSDDSTDDESAPRKPIPTWAEGNQLKQSMMKQYFHPADVDSHYGAIEPPKLDRIFCKSKPRYFKRTSSAVWHSPPEWELYPLSTGIKWFYFIFSFW; this comes from the exons ATGACCTCTGTACTGTCGTCGACGCATACCCTGATGCAGATGTTTAATGGGAAGATTCAGGAGTTCGCCAACGAAATAGAAAATGTCCACATGGTGTGGCTCGAGGAGATCCAGCAGGAAGCCAACCGCATGTTTTCAAG TGACTTCAGTGCGGAGCCAGAACTGATGCCGAAGACTCCATCACAGAAGAAGAGCAACCGTAGGAAGCGTCTATCCGGTCAGAATGAGAACCGCACCAAGAGGCG CTTCTCAAAGGGCAAACGCAGCAACCTGCGTCGCTCCTCCGTGTCCACCTCTCTGAACCTGATAGCAGAGGATGACGGAGGATCTCCGGTCACGCTGGAAGAGATGGTCAAGCCCCCTCGTTCCCGCAGAGCCAAACGGACGACCCAGCCTGAGGCGGCGTCACCCGTATGCAGCACCCGCAAAGGAACTCCTCCGACCAACTCTCAGCCGGAGGAGATGGAGTATGAGGCTCCGAGCAAACACATCCAGGAGGAGAGGATGCAGCCAGAGGAAGCTGAGAGTAAGAGGGAGTCGTTCAGCTCTGTCGCCTCCCAGCCCCACTGTCTAACACCCCCTCGGGCTCACAGTCACATAGCTGAAGCCATAGTCAAGATCTTGGCCTCAGAGCGGCGTTCTGCAGATCTCCAGGTGAACCCCAACCCAGACCGCTCTCCAAGCCGCACCGCCACAAAGATAGCCATCGCTGCCGGCGCCACGCCCCCGGGTCCCGGGCGGAGCTCCATGAGACACTCCCTGACCGTGCGGCGCTCCCTGGCAGGGCTGAGACACAGCATGACCCAGGAGTCTGTCCGCAGAGCCTCCAGGAGATCCTtcctgaagaagaagaagaaggcggCTCGGCTGGGCAGCTCCACCTGCAGCAGTAACGTCAGCGGGCAGG AAGATGTGTGGATGGAACCTGATGGACATGAGGTCCAGGTGCAGACTGACGG GGAGTTGTCAGAGGAGCCTGCAAAGACTAAGACCGACAGCCCAGCACCTGAGACTTCTCCTGAG GATAACATGGTGCAGAACCACCCGGGGGTTCTCAGTGTCACGGAGGTTCGTCGTTTCACTCGCTCCATGGCCCAGACCACTCCCACCGTGCCGCCACCAGCCTCGATCATCAGCAAAGCCAAGACCGCCACACCAGACTCTGGTTCAG ATGGCAGTGGAAAGAAGCCACTGTCAAGTCTGGGTCCTCGTCTCAGTGCCAAGCGCAGAGCGGCTGCCGATGAATTCCAGAGCCCAAGGAAGAGGCCATCACCCCCTGTTAAGAGCCAGAGT GTGAGGCCCAACATGAGGTCGTTCCTCCACACGGTCCAGAAGAACCAGATGCTGATGACGACCCCCAGTTCTCTGGGTCGCAACATGGTCATGAAGTCCTTCATTAAACACACCACGCCGGGCAGAGCCGACCTCAAG GAAAGAGAACGCCTGAAACTGGAAGCACTAAAGAAGAAGCAAGAGCAAGAAGacgagaggaagaagaagatggaggaagagaagaggagaaaacaggaggagatgaagaagaagagggaTGAACGGCTGCGGAGGGTAGTCGAGGCCCGGGTGAAGGaagaacagaaagaggaggagaagaagaagaagattgaGCAGAAAATGCTCCAGATTGACGAGAAACACGACAAG CTGCGAGTGGAGCGCATGGCAGAGGAGAGAGCCAAGAAGAAGGTGGCCACCAAACGCCAGGAGGAGCTGGAActgaggaggaagatggaggaggacgTCAGGAGGAAGAAGATTCAACAGTCT gaggaggaggagaagcgtCAGCAGGAGCTGCAGGCGAAGAGGAGAGCCGAAGAAGAGCAGGAGAGGGCTCGTAAGATGGCCGAGGCCCGACGAGCCCTGGAGCTGAAGaaagaactagagagagaactggagagagagagacaagcatcTGCTGAGAG GGAGCGGGTAGAGCGAGAGAAGGCCATTGCTCTTCAGAGAGACGTGGAGAAAGCTGCccgggagaaggagaggagagagttggagaagaggaagagg GAGGAGCAACAGAGgcaggctgaggaggagagacagcGAGAAGCTGAGAGACTCGCTGAGCGACAGCGAGAAGCTGAGAAACTCGCTGAGCGACAGCGAGAAGCTGAGAAACTCGCTGAGCGACAGCGAGAAGCTGAGAAACTCGCTGAGCGACAGCGAGAAGCTGAGAAACTCGCTGAGCGACAGCGAGAAGCCGCTAAGAGCCACCTGACTGCTGAAGTTCAG GTGTTGAAGACGCCTGTAGGGAAGGGAGGAGTCCTCAACGTCACTGTGGATATCGAG CAGTCTCCCCAGTCGTATGAGATCACTCCTAAAGGGGGGAACAAGCCCGTTGTTCTCAACACCAACCCTGAGGACTATGGGATGGATCAGAACAGTGATGACTCTACTGATGACGAATCTGCACCGAGGAAACCCATCCCCACGTGGGCTGAGG GCAACCAGCTGAAGCAGTCTATGATGAAGCAATATTTTCACCCAGCTGACGTGGACTCTCACTACGGGGCGATTGAACCCCCAAAGCTGGATCGCATCTTCTGCAAGAGCAAACCTCGCTACTTTAAACGTACCAGCTCTGCTGTCTGGCACTCGCCGCCCGAATGGGAGCTCTACCCCTTAAGCACTGGGATAAAatggttttattttattttttcattttggTAA
- the incenp gene encoding inner centromere protein A isoform X1: MTSVLSSTHTLMQMFNGKIQEFANEIENVHMVWLEEIQQEANRMFSSDFSAEPELMPKTPSQKKSNRRKRLSGQNENRTKRRFSKGKRSNLRRSSVSTSLNLIAEDDGGSPVTLEEMVKPPRSRRAKRTTQPEAASPVCSTRKGTPPTNSQPEEMEYEAPSKHIQEERMQPEEAESKRESFSSVASQPHCLTPPRAHSHIAEAIVKILASERRSADLQVNPNPDRSPSRTATKIAIAAGATPPGPGRSSMRHSLTVRRSLAGLRHSMTQESVRRASRRSFLKKKKKAARLGSSTCSSNVSGQEDVWMEPDGHEVQVQTDGELSEEPAKTKTDSPAPETSPEDNMVQNHPGVLSVTEVRRFTRSMAQTTPTVPPPASIISKAKTATPDSGSDGSGKKPLSSLGPRLSAKRRAAADEFQSPRKRPSPPVKSQSVRPNMRSFLHTVQKNQMLMTTPSSLGRNMVMKSFIKHTTPGRADLKSGCGVVERERLKLEALKKKQEQEDERKKKMEEEKRRKQEEMKKKRDERLRRVVEARVKEEQKEEEKKKKIEQKMLQIDEKHDKLRVERMAEERAKKKVATKRQEELELRRKMEEDVRRKKIQQSEEEEKRQQELQAKRRAEEEQERARKMAEARRALELKKELERELERERQASAERERVEREKAIALQRDVEKAAREKERRELEKRKREEQQRQAEEERQREAERLAERQREAEKLAERQREAEKLAERQREAEKLAERQREAEKLAERQREAAKSHLTAEVQVLKTPVGKGGVLNVTVDIEQSPQSYEITPKGGNKPVVLNTNPEDYGMDQNSDDSTDDESAPRKPIPTWAEGNQLKQSMMKQYFHPADVDSHYGAIEPPKLDRIFCKSKPRYFKRTSSAVWHSPPEWELYPLSTGIKWFYFIFSFW, from the exons ATGACCTCTGTACTGTCGTCGACGCATACCCTGATGCAGATGTTTAATGGGAAGATTCAGGAGTTCGCCAACGAAATAGAAAATGTCCACATGGTGTGGCTCGAGGAGATCCAGCAGGAAGCCAACCGCATGTTTTCAAG TGACTTCAGTGCGGAGCCAGAACTGATGCCGAAGACTCCATCACAGAAGAAGAGCAACCGTAGGAAGCGTCTATCCGGTCAGAATGAGAACCGCACCAAGAGGCG CTTCTCAAAGGGCAAACGCAGCAACCTGCGTCGCTCCTCCGTGTCCACCTCTCTGAACCTGATAGCAGAGGATGACGGAGGATCTCCGGTCACGCTGGAAGAGATGGTCAAGCCCCCTCGTTCCCGCAGAGCCAAACGGACGACCCAGCCTGAGGCGGCGTCACCCGTATGCAGCACCCGCAAAGGAACTCCTCCGACCAACTCTCAGCCGGAGGAGATGGAGTATGAGGCTCCGAGCAAACACATCCAGGAGGAGAGGATGCAGCCAGAGGAAGCTGAGAGTAAGAGGGAGTCGTTCAGCTCTGTCGCCTCCCAGCCCCACTGTCTAACACCCCCTCGGGCTCACAGTCACATAGCTGAAGCCATAGTCAAGATCTTGGCCTCAGAGCGGCGTTCTGCAGATCTCCAGGTGAACCCCAACCCAGACCGCTCTCCAAGCCGCACCGCCACAAAGATAGCCATCGCTGCCGGCGCCACGCCCCCGGGTCCCGGGCGGAGCTCCATGAGACACTCCCTGACCGTGCGGCGCTCCCTGGCAGGGCTGAGACACAGCATGACCCAGGAGTCTGTCCGCAGAGCCTCCAGGAGATCCTtcctgaagaagaagaagaaggcggCTCGGCTGGGCAGCTCCACCTGCAGCAGTAACGTCAGCGGGCAGG AAGATGTGTGGATGGAACCTGATGGACATGAGGTCCAGGTGCAGACTGACGG GGAGTTGTCAGAGGAGCCTGCAAAGACTAAGACCGACAGCCCAGCACCTGAGACTTCTCCTGAG GATAACATGGTGCAGAACCACCCGGGGGTTCTCAGTGTCACGGAGGTTCGTCGTTTCACTCGCTCCATGGCCCAGACCACTCCCACCGTGCCGCCACCAGCCTCGATCATCAGCAAAGCCAAGACCGCCACACCAGACTCTGGTTCAG ATGGCAGTGGAAAGAAGCCACTGTCAAGTCTGGGTCCTCGTCTCAGTGCCAAGCGCAGAGCGGCTGCCGATGAATTCCAGAGCCCAAGGAAGAGGCCATCACCCCCTGTTAAGAGCCAGAGT GTGAGGCCCAACATGAGGTCGTTCCTCCACACGGTCCAGAAGAACCAGATGCTGATGACGACCCCCAGTTCTCTGGGTCGCAACATGGTCATGAAGTCCTTCATTAAACACACCACGCCGGGCAGAGCCGACCTCAAG TCAGGCTGTGGTGTAGTG GAAAGAGAACGCCTGAAACTGGAAGCACTAAAGAAGAAGCAAGAGCAAGAAGacgagaggaagaagaagatggaggaagagaagaggagaaaacaggaggagatgaagaagaagagggaTGAACGGCTGCGGAGGGTAGTCGAGGCCCGGGTGAAGGaagaacagaaagaggaggagaagaagaagaagattgaGCAGAAAATGCTCCAGATTGACGAGAAACACGACAAG CTGCGAGTGGAGCGCATGGCAGAGGAGAGAGCCAAGAAGAAGGTGGCCACCAAACGCCAGGAGGAGCTGGAActgaggaggaagatggaggaggacgTCAGGAGGAAGAAGATTCAACAGTCT gaggaggaggagaagcgtCAGCAGGAGCTGCAGGCGAAGAGGAGAGCCGAAGAAGAGCAGGAGAGGGCTCGTAAGATGGCCGAGGCCCGACGAGCCCTGGAGCTGAAGaaagaactagagagagaactggagagagagagacaagcatcTGCTGAGAG GGAGCGGGTAGAGCGAGAGAAGGCCATTGCTCTTCAGAGAGACGTGGAGAAAGCTGCccgggagaaggagaggagagagttggagaagaggaagagg GAGGAGCAACAGAGgcaggctgaggaggagagacagcGAGAAGCTGAGAGACTCGCTGAGCGACAGCGAGAAGCTGAGAAACTCGCTGAGCGACAGCGAGAAGCTGAGAAACTCGCTGAGCGACAGCGAGAAGCTGAGAAACTCGCTGAGCGACAGCGAGAAGCTGAGAAACTCGCTGAGCGACAGCGAGAAGCCGCTAAGAGCCACCTGACTGCTGAAGTTCAG GTGTTGAAGACGCCTGTAGGGAAGGGAGGAGTCCTCAACGTCACTGTGGATATCGAG CAGTCTCCCCAGTCGTATGAGATCACTCCTAAAGGGGGGAACAAGCCCGTTGTTCTCAACACCAACCCTGAGGACTATGGGATGGATCAGAACAGTGATGACTCTACTGATGACGAATCTGCACCGAGGAAACCCATCCCCACGTGGGCTGAGG GCAACCAGCTGAAGCAGTCTATGATGAAGCAATATTTTCACCCAGCTGACGTGGACTCTCACTACGGGGCGATTGAACCCCCAAAGCTGGATCGCATCTTCTGCAAGAGCAAACCTCGCTACTTTAAACGTACCAGCTCTGCTGTCTGGCACTCGCCGCCCGAATGGGAGCTCTACCCCTTAAGCACTGGGATAAAatggttttattttattttttcattttggTAA